A stretch of Phragmites australis chromosome 12, lpPhrAust1.1, whole genome shotgun sequence DNA encodes these proteins:
- the LOC133886299 gene encoding uncharacterized protein LOC133886299 yields the protein MYTGPNDITRTHISAEGDQEEGALVTLLRVVTGVDDFTRAVMPREQLALYADPSRVALQATLPEFDTRGLVDCPGRRNPRTIQILGVDEEAGTPRAAGHRPAVELLQAAAIRPAVGAPPVAERRPRGTKGNAPGRSCPSRRPRRRHRLHDNRRRRMARRREARAEVKSRAHGVRDGERAHRGRSTHLPSSQAPEPLLDVLGSAREVIVRLEAAVAVERVELNRDCAALVEERGWLEEVGRLLEAWFALARATHERSMRAVAEEREALEEVRDEAVAAQEKATCMERQAAERDQASRRRAAELLARERLLLAREEAVVKREKSVQSTQADLARRNDEFERSHAEVLCREEEVAIHETDVEITVTAQDAREEQIARREAEAASSLSTLNAQEEQAAKWEAELAAREQALAALAEKEKRGQAEAPTTSGVPTSAVEVISLEEWLQMTRGELETAWRSVREAGLGHVNVGEKGMDQEAIGHLALGFEEISWRLKALLRAVKELASREGCALA from the exons atgtacacgggcccgaacgacatcacgaggacccaTATCAGCGCCGAGGGGGACCAAGAGGAGGGAGCACTGGTGACCTTGCtaagggtggtgaccggcgtcgatGACTTCACCCGGGCGGTCATGCCCCGAGAGCAGCTGGCGCTTTACGCGGACCCGagccgggtggcgctgcaagcgacgctgccagAATTCGACACACGGGGTTTAGTGGACTGtccggggcgccggaaccccaggACTATTCAAATCCTAGGGGTGGATGAAGAGGCAGGGACGCCGCGGGCGGCAGGCCACAGGCCGGCCGTGGAGCTGCTGCaagcagcagccatcaggccggcgGTAGGGGCGCCGCCTGTAGCGGAGCGGCGGCCTCGGGGGACAAAGGGAAACGCCCCCGGTCGTTCGTGCCCCagccgtcgtcctcgtcgtcgccatcgcctCCACGACAACCGCCGGCGGCGAATGGcacgaaggagggaggccaggGCGGAGGTCAAGTCCAGGGCGCACGGAGTCCGGGACGGAG agagggctcacAGGGGACGCAGCACCCATCTGCCATCAAGCCAGGCCCCAGAACCTCTCCTGGACGTGCTCGGAAGCGCCCGAGAGGTTATCGTGCGGCTGGAGGCAGCCGTGGCGGTGGAGCGAGTAGAGCTCAATAGGGATTGCGCCGCCCTCGTCGAAGAGAGGGGCTGGCTAGAAGAGGTCGGCAGGCTCCTGGAGGCCTGGTTCGCGTTGGCCCGCGCAACCCACGAGAGGTCGATGCGCGCGGTGGCAGAGGAGCGAGAGGCgttggaggaggtgcgcgacgaggccgtcgccgcgcaggagaaggccacTTGCATGGAGCGCCAGGCGGCCGAGCGCGACCAGGCCTCACGGAGGCGGGCCGCGGAGCTGCTCGCTCGGGAGCGGCTGCTCcttgctcgggaggaggcggtcgtcAAACGCGAGAAGTCCGTGCAGTCCAcccaggcagacttagcccgccggAACGATGAGTTCGAGCGGAGCCACGCCGAAGTCCTttgtcgggaggaggaggtcgcgatccACGAGACCGACGTCGAGATCACGGTGACGGCtcaggatgcccgggaggaACAGATTGCACGGCGTGAAGCCGAGGCCGCCTCGTCGTTGTCGACCCTCAATGCtcaggaggagcaggccgccaagtgggaggccgagctggccgccAGGGAGCAGGCCCTCGCAGCCTTGGCTGAAAAGGAGAAGCGGGGGCAAGCCGAGGCCCCGACCACCAGTGGCGTCCCGACCAGTGCAGTCGAGGTTATCAGCCTTGAGGAATGGCTGCAGATGACGAGGggcgagctcgagacc GCATGGAGGTCCGTGAGGGAAGCCGGGCTCGGGCACgtcaacgtgggcgagaaggggatggaccaaGAGGCTATCGGCCACCTCGCCCTTGGCTTCGAAGAGATCAGCTGGCGTCTCAAGGCTCTCCTAAGGGCTGTGAAGGAGTTGGCGTCCCGGGAGGGGTGCGCTCTGGCCtag
- the LOC133887010 gene encoding uncharacterized protein LOC133887010 yields MAAVSDRAEVDTARPFRSVKEAVAVFGDRILVGKSHSRPIANANAIAIATPSAKHEASSSSSTITLSPNAMAESEAEAMAAVVPMYSAPSSPPSLASSPSPSKEDGKRHYGRDDEAGLVIMRSIEKLEAEVADTRQEVAQLRKRGSEMEMAVASLNAQLHRGLSKLAEMEADKAASATGRRSIGGDTDVASTVRSERYWGDKLGAHEYLPSFSHALSLGEVDDDELISGRRRKAQKVKPIVPLIGDILFSKRKSTKDKGDDGFYSGDLYSVLG; encoded by the coding sequence ATGGCTGCGGTCTCTGACCGTGCGGAGGTCGACACTGCCCGCCCGTTCCGGTCCGTCAAGGAGGCGGTTGCCGTGTTTGGGGACCGCATCCTCGTCGGCAAAAGCCACTCCAGGCCCATTGCCAATGCCAATGCAATTGCCATTGCCACCCCTAGTGCCAAGCATGAGGCTAGCAGTAGTAGCAGTACCATCACCCTTTCTCCAAACGCAATGGCAGAGTCTGAGGCAGAGGCAATGGCAGCCGTTGTGCCGATGTACTCAGCgccgtcctcgccgccgtcgtTGGCATCGTCGCCTTCGCCGAGCAAGGAGGACGGCAAGCGCCACTACGGCCGCGACGACGAGGCGGGTCTCGTGATCATGCGCTCCATCGAgaagctggaggcggaggtggccgACACAAGGCAGGAGGTGGCGCAGCTCAGGAAGCGGGGGTCTGAGATGGAGATGGCTGTGGCCAGCCTCAACGCGCAGCTCCACAGGGGCCTCTCCAAGCTCGCCGAGATGGAGGCCGACAAGGCGGCGTCGGCGACGGGGCGGCGCAGCATCGGAGGCGATACCGACGTGGCATCCACGGTCAGGAGCGAACGGTACTGGGGCGACAAGCTCGGCGCGCACGAGTACCTGCCGTCGTTCTCGCACGCGCTGAGCCTCGGCGAGGTGGACGACGACGAGCTGAtcagcgggaggaggaggaaggcgcAGAAGGTGAAGCCCATTGTTCCCCTGATTGGTGACATCCTCTTCTCCAAGAGGAAGAGCACCAAGGACAAGGGTGATGATGGCTTCTACAGTGGTGATCTCTACAGTGTGCTAGGCTAG
- the LOC133886024 gene encoding amino acid permease 3-like, translated as MSKASHLSGMTAPLEMSVEAGNRGDAAWLDDDGRPRRTGTVWTASAHIITAVIGSGVLSLAWAIAQLGWGAGPAVMLLFAGVIYYTSTLLAECYRSGDPMAGKRNYTYMDAVRASLGGAKVRLCGVIQYANLFGVAIGYTIAASISMLAIKRADCFHVKGHKNACRSSSNPYMILFGIVEIVFSQIPDFDQIWWLSIVAAVMSFTYSTIGLSLGITQTVANGGFKGSLTGISIGAGVTSTQKVWRSLQAFGNIAFAYSYSIILIEIQDTVKAPPPSEAKVMKKATMLSVATTTMFYMLCGCMGYAAFGDAAPDNLLTGFGFYEPFWLLDIANVAIVVHLVGAYQVFCQPLFAFVEKWAAATWPDSRFIAREVRLGPFALSVFRLTWRTAFVVLTTVVSMLLPFFGDVVGLLGAVSFWPLTVYFPVEMYIVQRGVPRGSTRWICLQTLSAACLVVSIAAAAGSIADVIDALKVYRPFSG; from the exons ATGTCGAAGGCGAGCCACCTGAGCGGGATGACGGCGCCTTTGGAGATGTCGGTGGAGGCAGGGAACCGGGGAGACGCAGCGTGGCTGGACGACGACGGGCGGCCGCGGCGGACGGGCACGGTGTGGACGGCGAGCGCGCACATCATCACGGCTGTGATCGGGTCCGGCGTGCTGTCGCTGGCATGGGCGATCGCGCAGCTGGGCTGGGGTGCGGGCCCCGCCGTGATGCTGCTCTTCGCCGGAGTCATCTACTACACCTCCACGCTGCTCGCCGAGTGCTACCGGTCGGGCGACCCCATGGCGGGCAAGCGCAACTACACCTACATGGACGccgtccgcgccagcctcggcGGCGCCAAGGTCAGGCTCTGCGGCGTCATCCAGTACGCAAACCTCTTCGGCGTCGCCATCGGATACACCATCGCCGCCTCCATAAGCATGCT GGCGATCAAGAGGGCGGATTGCTTCCACGTGAAAGGGCACAAGAACGCGTGCCGCAGTTCCAGCAACCCCTACATGATCCTCTTCGGCATCGTCGAGATCGTCTTCTCGCAGATACCGGACTTCGACCAGATATGGTGGCTCTCCATCGTCGCCGCCGTCATGTCCTTCACCTACTCCACGATCGGCCTCTCACTCGGCATCACGCAGACCGTCGCCAACGGGGGGTTCAAGGGCAGCCTCACCGGCATCAGCATCGGCGCCGGCGTGACGTCGACGCAGAAGGTCTGGCGCAGCCTGCAGGCCTTTGGCAACATCGCATTTGCCTACTCCTACTCCATCATTCTCATCGAGATCCAG GACACGGTCAAGGCGCCGCCACCGTCGGAGGCGAAGGTGATGAAGAAGGCGACGATGCTGAGCgtggcgacgacgacgatgttCTACATGCTGTGCGGGTGCATGGGGTATGCGGCGTTCGGCGACGCGGCCCCAGACAACCTCCTCACTGGCTTCGGCTTCTACGAGCCCTTCTGGCTCCTCGACATCGCCAACGTCGCCATCGTCGTCCACCTCGTCGGCGCGTACCAGGTCTTCTGCCAGCCCCTCTTCGCCTTCGTCGAGAAGTGGGCGGCGGCGACGTGGCCCGACAGCCGCTTCATCGCCCGGGAGGTGCGGCTCGGCCCCTTCGCTCTCAGCGTCTTCCGGCTCACCTGGCGCACGGCGTTCGTCGTCCTCACCACCGTCGTCTCCATGCTGCTCCCCTTCTTCGGCGACGTCGTGGGCCTCCTCGGCGCCGTCTCCTTCTGGCCACTCACCGTCTACTTCCCCGTTGAAATGTACATCGTGCAGCGTGGCGTGCCCAGGGGGAGCACGCGGTGGATCTGCCTCCAGACGCTCAGCGCCGCGTGCCTTGTCGtgtccatcgccgccgccgcaggctCCATCGCCGACGTCATCGACGCGCTCAAGGTGTACCGGCCGTTCAGCGGCTAG
- the LOC133886298 gene encoding uncharacterized protein LOC133886298 codes for MPPKQEDGQGRPGGSACLWLVTALLLLCLLAGGACLAAYIVLPPREAPAWLPAVGLVLVALPWAFWIATCSYRCAVARAAERKMAAVAPAAGSMCSRAGKPGS; via the coding sequence ATGCCACCCAAGCAGGAGGACGGCCAAGGGCGGCCGGGAGGCAGCGCGTGCCTGTGGCTGGTGACGgcgctgctcctcctctgcTTGCTCGCTGGCGGCGCGTGCCTCGCGGCCTACATTGTGCTGCCGCCGCGCGAGGCGCCGGCCTGGCTCCCGGCGGTCGGCCTGGTGCTCGTCGCTCTCCCCTGGGCGTTCTGGATCGCCACGTGCTCGTACCGGTGCGCCGTGGCGCGTGCCGCGGAGCGCAAGATGGCTGCCGTGGCGCCCGCCGCCGGCAGCATGTGCTCGCGCGCCGGCAAGCCGGGCTCATGA